TTCTACATCGCCCCTGTGCTGTACCATTTTTTCAACTTATTTCTCACCACAATGGCCGTAAGGTTTAATACAAGCACCGTAAAGAGCAAAACAAGGGTTGTGGTATAGACCATAGGAATGGCTGCTTCCACATTGGGTGATTGAAATCCAACATCGTAGATATGAAACCCCAGGTGCATAAATTTTCTCTCCAAATGGATATAGGGAAAGTAACTGTCAATTGGCAGGGAGGGCGCTAGCTTCACAACACCGGTGATCATCAGGGGTGCAACCTCTCCGGCAGCCCTTGCCATAGCCAGAATAGTACCGGTAAGTATGCCGGGGGTTGCCTGAGGGATCACCACTTTCCACAGAGTTTCAACCTTGGTAGCGCCAAGCGCATACGAGCCCTCTCGTACGGACATGGGTACAGCAGAAAGACCCTCCTCCGTTGCTACCACAACCACCGGCACCGTCAGGAGCGACAGGGTAAGTGACGCCCACAGAATGCCACCTGTTCCAAAGGTAGGAGTTGGCAGGGCCTCCGGGAAAAACAATCTGTCTATACCTCCTCCGATAAAATAAATGAAAAATCCGAGACCAAAAACACCGAAGACGATAGAAGGCACACCCGCCAGATTACTCACTGATATCCTGACAAGCCTGGCAACAAAATTGTCGCTGGCATATTCTTTGAGATATACCGCCGTCAATACACCGAGTGGGACAACTGCAATACTCATGATCAGCACCATCATAACCGTCCCAAAAATAGCGGGAAACACTCCTCCCTCCGTATTCGCCTCCCTCGGTACACCCCAGATAAACTCCCAGAATTTCGTGATATAAAAACCCATTTTGGCAAGAATTCCCATCTCATTCGGGGCATAAACACGGATAATCTGAAAAACAGGCAAAATCTTCTCCTTGCCGTCCGCAAGGAGCACAACAACCTCTTTTTCCTCTGTCTTCGTATAAAGTCCGGCAAGCGCATCTTCTTTTTCCCGATATGTTTTTTCCAGATTGTCCATCCTGACCTTTACAGCCGCGATCCTTTTTTGAATTTTTTCTGATGGCTGTAACGTCATCAGACGCTTCAATTCAAGACGGGATTTTTCCATCCGGTAATTTATATTACCAATTTCTTTTTTCTCTACATACTGTATCCTTTTGTAAAGGGCCTGGCTCTCTTTGAGCAAGGGAACCATGCCTTCTAACCCCAGGGGTTTAATACCATCATTTTGTCTTAGGCCTTTTAAAAAACCATACATATTGCCCCACTCACGTCTTTCAAAGGCTAAAACAGTTGCCGGATAATCCTGAGATATGACATCCGCATTGTCTATCCATCTGAAGTCCAACCCATAGACGTCCCTGTTGCCAACTTTCAGTTTTGTCCGGCAAGCGTTTTTTTGGTGGGGGATGGACTCTTTTTTTGCAATTTCTCCCAAAGTTACCGTACCGTCCCGGAGGGTAAACTGAACTATCTTGCGAGGCCAGAATATGCCGAACCCATTTACCATAATGAGTACAATTAATCCAGATATCATCAAGAGACAGACTGTCAGCGTTCCAGCCGTCAACCATATAGAAGGATTGCCGGTTCTAAAAATTTTTTTCATAGCTTGCTATACCTTAGTCTCATTCTTTGTCTTACCATTTCTGCAAGGGTATTTACAATAAAGGTGGTTACAAAAAGGAGTAATGCAGCAAGAAACAGCACCCGGTAAAGCGTTCCACCAAACGGAGCCTCCGGTATCTCAACCGCTATGTTCGCGGAAAGCGCCCTGAAGCCATTAAACAAATTCCAGTCCATGATGGGTGTGTTACCGGTTGCCATAAGCATGATCATCGTCTCGCCCACTGCCCTTCCGAAGCCAATCATGATAGCTGAAAAAATCCCCGGGCTTGCAGTGGGTAAAATTACCCTGACAGCCGTCTGCCACGGGGTTGCACCAAGCGCCAGCGAGGCCGACCGGAGGCTATTGGGAACATTGCTCATGGCATCTTCCGATATGGTAAAAATAAGGGGTATCACAGCAAATCCCATAGCTATACCCACAACAACTGCATTCCTCTGGTCATACCCTAATCCAAGAGTATTGGAAAACCATTCCCTGTAATCGCCTCCCAAAAAAACGGATTCAAAGACGCCTCCATGCCGGAGAGACACATATACCGCCCCAACAATAAAAGGTATTAAAACGAGCGCCTCTGTTCCATGTCTGTACCAACCTTTTCCAAAGACTGGCAGAATTTTCCAGATAAAAAGGGCTACAACAATGGAAAGGGTAATGAAAAACGGCATGATGATTATGGCGGGAAATATTCTCTCCATTAATGGCGCAAGCCAGAGTCCGGCAAGAAAACCAAGGATGACGCTGGGAAGCGCCGCCATGATTTCAATAATTGGCTTTATTATTTTCAAGGAATTATGGAGAAACTGGGATGTATACAGCGCTGCAAAGATGCCAATAGGCACTGCGATAATCAGGGCATATACCGTACCTTTGATAGTGCCAAAGATCAATGGCACAAGGCTCAGCTTTGGCTCAAAATCATCTGTGCCACCCGTGGACTGCCAGATAAACTCCGGTTTTTCATATCCCTCATACCATACCGGCCCAAACAGGGTTTTCAGGGTAATTTCCGGGTGTGGGTTTGAAATCATCCACCGGAAAAGATGGTTATTTGAATCGGCCACCAGGATACCATTGGCCTTTGGTGAAAAGGAAAGCGTTGCAGGAATAGATTTTGTCTTAAGATGTAAGAGTGTCTGTTCAGATGTTGCATGATTCAGATGGACTATTCCATCTGCTGCCGCTGTCACAAAACCCTTATCCCTCATGGATTGGGCAATTGCCAGAACCGGGGCATTGTGAGACGTAAGGGTATGCACCTTTTTCAGCGTCCAGCCTGAAGGTGACACCTCGTCCCTTACCTGCATCCAGACATTCACACCTCCCCCGTGGTCACCAACGACGAGCGAAACGTCTCCTAATAAAAAACCCAATGCGGTAATTGCATGGTCAGACACCTTTACCTTTTCTGCAAGATAGGGACTGCCTCTGTCCCTTACGTTTATGTGGAACAACTCACCAGAAGATGTTCCCACGTAAAGGTTTTCCATAAAAAGGTCAAGCGCCAGGGAAGTTATCCCGGTACTGTTTCTCTGTTCTGTCAAATGTACCGAGTTATGCGGTACAGGCATTGTGCCACGCACAGGTTTTCCCCCCTCCTCTTTATCGCCTCCTTGCAAAGGAGGAGAAACAGAGGAGGCAATTTGGTTTAAGCCACCCTGCGCAACGAGATCAGTAATATCTTTTTTGATCTCCTTTCTCTCTCTCTCACCAAAAAGCGTCC
This Candidatus Brocadia sinica JPN1 DNA region includes the following protein-coding sequences:
- the pstA gene encoding phosphate ABC transporter permease PstA — its product is MKKIFRTGNPSIWLTAGTLTVCLLMISGLIVLIMVNGFGIFWPRKIVQFTLRDGTVTLGEIAKKESIPHQKNACRTKLKVGNRDVYGLDFRWIDNADVISQDYPATVLAFERREWGNMYGFLKGLRQNDGIKPLGLEGMVPLLKESQALYKRIQYVEKKEIGNINYRMEKSRLELKRLMTLQPSEKIQKRIAAVKVRMDNLEKTYREKEDALAGLYTKTEEKEVVVLLADGKEKILPVFQIIRVYAPNEMGILAKMGFYITKFWEFIWGVPREANTEGGVFPAIFGTVMMVLIMSIAVVPLGVLTAVYLKEYASDNFVARLVRISVSNLAGVPSIVFGVFGLGFFIYFIGGGIDRLFFPEALPTPTFGTGGILWASLTLSLLTVPVVVVATEEGLSAVPMSVREGSYALGATKVETLWKVVIPQATPGILTGTILAMARAAGEVAPLMITGVVKLAPSLPIDSYFPYIHLERKFMHLGFHIYDVGFQSPNVEAAIPMVYTTTLVLLFTVLVLNLTAIVVRNKLKKWYSTGAM
- a CDS encoding ABC transporter permease subunit, with translation MDDHQEVAFAVYNDGNIAFISLLDGEVFKKYTIAGLSGSSPTHQDATNFSHKTNMQGNSITSVSKDRDRLALGTSDGRILTVLVNFSESFDKGKRIVHPEVSEAETVIVNNEGKGLNSVTSRRDESATVTAVHTEDGKLVLISSAVERTLFGERERKEIKKDITDLVAQGGLNQIASSVSPPLQGGDKEEGGKPVRGTMPVPHNSVHLTEQRNSTGITSLALDLFMENLYVGTSSGELFHINVRDRGSPYLAEKVKVSDHAITALGFLLGDVSLVVGDHGGGVNVWMQVRDEVSPSGWTLKKVHTLTSHNAPVLAIAQSMRDKGFVTAAADGIVHLNHATSEQTLLHLKTKSIPATLSFSPKANGILVADSNNHLFRWMISNPHPEITLKTLFGPVWYEGYEKPEFIWQSTGGTDDFEPKLSLVPLIFGTIKGTVYALIIAVPIGIFAALYTSQFLHNSLKIIKPIIEIMAALPSVILGFLAGLWLAPLMERIFPAIIIMPFFITLSIVVALFIWKILPVFGKGWYRHGTEALVLIPFIVGAVYVSLRHGGVFESVFLGGDYREWFSNTLGLGYDQRNAVVVGIAMGFAVIPLIFTISEDAMSNVPNSLRSASLALGATPWQTAVRVILPTASPGIFSAIMIGFGRAVGETMIMLMATGNTPIMDWNLFNGFRALSANIAVEIPEAPFGGTLYRVLFLAALLLFVTTFIVNTLAEMVRQRMRLRYSKL